A region of the Nocardia asteroides genome:
TCGGCGGTGGTGGGCCAGGACTCGCGATCGAGCGGCGGGAACCAGGGCACGCGCGCTACCGTGTTTCGGCGGCCAGCTTGCCGAGCGCGTCGCCTGCCAGCCGATAGACCGCCCATTCGTCCTGGGCTACGGCGCCGATCGACTCGTAGAAGTCGATCGAAGGCTGGTTCCAGGTCAGCACCGACCAGGCCACGCGGCTGTAGCCGTGGTCGACCGCCTCCTTCGCCAGGGCCGTGAGCAGCGCCTTGCCGTAGCCCTTGCCCCTGGTTTCCGGTTTGACGTACAGATCTTCCAGGTAGATGCCGTGCACGCCGTCCCAGGTGGAGAAGTTGAGGAACCAGATGGCGCAGCCGAGCAGCCCCGACTCGTCCGCGACCACGTGCGCGAACAACTTGGGCTCCGGCCCGAACAGCGCGGAGTGCAGCTGTGCGGTGGTGACCGTGCACTCCTGCCGCGCCTTCTCGTACTCGGCCAGGTCGTAGATCAGGTCGACCAAGGCGGGCACGTCCGATGCGACGGCGCGGCGCAGGACGGCGTCGCCGAGGTCGACGACGGGGGAGTCGGTTCGGGTCACAGTGACGCTCCGTTGGGTACCAGATTGTGCGCGCGGATCGCGCGCACGTCGTGTTCGTAGCCGAGGACGGTCAGCGCGCCGGTCGCCATGGCGAATCGGCGGCCCTCCCGGATGTCGAATTCGGCCCAGCGGGCGATCAGCGCGCGGGAGAAGTGGCCGTGCCCCACCAGCACGATATCCCGCTCCGGCAGCACCGGCGCCACGGCGGCCAGTACCCGGTCGGCGCGTTCGCGCACCTGCCGCGCGGTCTCGCCGTCCGGGACCGGGCCGGTCCAGACGGTCCAGCCGGGCACGGACTCGCGGATCTGCGGGGTGGTCAGGCCCTCGTAGGCGCCGTAATCCCATTCGGCGAGGTCGTCGTCGACCACGGCGTCGGTGAGTTCGGCCAGCTCCGCCGTGCGCATCGCGCGTAGCCGAGGGCTGGTGCGCACCAAAGGGTTTCGCAGTCCCAGCGTGGCGAGCAAGACGCCCGCGGCCCTGGCCTGCTGCTCGCCGCGCTCGGTGAGCGGGAGGTCGGTGCGGCCGGTGTGCCGCCGCTGTGTGGACCAGCTGGTCTCGCCGTGGCGAAGCAGCACAACGCGGGCGTCGTCGAGTGCGGACATGTCTCCATGATGGTGCACCGATGATCATGGTGCGCCACGCGTCGTGGATCAGGCGTTCGACGCCGTACCCGCGACCGGGCCGAGCGGTTCACCGATCTCGAGCACCACCAGCGGCAGCGGTCGCGAAACCTTGGCCTGGTAGTCCGCGAGCAGCGGATTGTTCGCTGCCACCCAGCTCGCGAATTCGTCGTACTCGGCGCCCTCGAGTGCCCGCGCCCTGCCTCGGTACACCGTTTGCCCGAACTCGATGGTGACGTTCGGATCGGCTTTCACGTTGTGGTACCAAGCCGGATATCTGTCCTCGATGAACGAACTCACATACAGGGTTTCGCCGCGGCGCAACACGCCCAGTGGTACGAGGTGGCGCTTGCCGCTCTTGGCGCCGGTGGTGGTGAGCAGCACCAGTTCACCGCCTTCATAGGCGCCGCCGACCTTGCCCGCGTTGTCGCGGAACTCCTGGATCACGCCGTCGTTCCACCTGGCGATCTCTTCTTCGGAGTACTCCCGGTTCCACGGCGCGTCCGGATCGTCGTAGGACGTGGTCGCGGGCTTCGATCCGTCCGCGGTGGCTTCGATTTCGCTCATTCCCTCAGTCTGCCTCGAGGCACCGACAGATTCGGCGGCGTCACCCCAACGCGTGCAGTTGTGCGTCGCGAAGTTCGAGCACGGTGTTCCCGACCACGGTGAGGGAGATCGGACTGCCGGTGTAGCCGGGCCGCTCCACCGGGATGCGCCCTGCTTCGGCTCCGGTGGCCGGGTCGAGGACAGTGAACGCGCCCGCGGTGGGCAGCAGCAGTTTTCCTGCCATGAGCGCCGGTGATCCGAGGGCTCGGCCCGCGGTCCACAGCGGGTCGAACGTGCTGCCGTTCAACGCGATCACGCTGTTCCCGGTGAAGACCAGATAAGCGGACCCGATGCGGGTGGTGGTCGCCGCGCTGCTCAGCGGCGCCGAAAGCTGATGCGTCACAATCGGATTGCCGTTGCCGTCGTAGACGGCCAGGCGCGGCGGAAGCGGTTCGGCGCCTGCCGCGATACCGGGGAAGTAGAGCACGATCCGGCTGTCGGACACCGCGACCACCCTGGCCTCGGCGGAATCCGCTCCGGGACCGGTCAATACGTGCGAGCCGTGCTCCTCGGGCACCGTGTTGTCCTTGGGCGCCGGGTTGAGCACGGTGAGCCGGGCGGCCGGGTCGGCGGGGCAGCGCTCCAGCACGGCGAGCCGAGACGGGCTGGAGCCGGACGACAGCAGTGTGCAGCCTTTGCGTGGCTGGGTCTTGACGTTCACCGGTGCGTCGACGAAGCCGTACTCCACGGTGCGCACCAGGTCCGAGCGCCACATCTCCAGCCGCTGCGCTCCCTGCGCGAGGAGGTAGGTGCCGTCGACCGACAGCCGCACGTCCTGGTCCATGTAGCTGCTACGAGCTGTGCGACGGGCGCCGCTGTCGCCGGCCAGCATCGTGGCCTGGCTGCAGCCGCGCTCGTCGCGGTAGACCGCGATCACCATGCCGTATTGGCCTTCGACGCCGCACAGCGGCAGGTCGCGCCGATATTTCCAGAGCTGGTCGCCGGTGCGCGGATCGCGGCCGGTGACCGTGTGCTCGTCGCCGGTCACCGCGACGCCGCCGGACACGAGCGCTCGCGCGCTCGCGCCGTCCGGCGCGCGCCACAGTTCACGCAGCGAGGTCGGCAGCTGATCGGCCGCCGCTGGCGTCGGCACCGTGGACGACGCGGTCACCGATTCGGTGCCGTGCGCGTCCCCGCGCACCCAGACCACGAGCCCCGCGATCACGACGAGAACCGCGATCGCGACTGCGGAGATGATGTCGGCGCGCGTCCGCCGCTCGGGTGCGAGCACGAGTGCGAGACTAGCCGATCCGGGCGATCAGGCCGATGCGGCCGTCGCGGGCTCGGCCGCGCTCCCGGTGTCCTCGGCCGCCGCTTCGCCTTCGCCGGAGCGACGGCGCCTGCGCCGACGGCGAGCGGGCCGGTCGGCCGATCCGGTCTCGTCCGCGTCGTTGTGGTCCTCGTTGTTGCCGTCGGCGTTGTTGCCGCTGGCGTTGTTGCCGCTGGAGTCGTTCCTGTCGGCGTCGCTGTCGCCCGAGGCGTCGGTGCTCGACTCGTCGGCGGCGGTGTTGTCCGTCGCGTCGGTCGTCTTGCGCCGCCTGCGCCTGCGGCGGGCGGGCTTGTCGGCCTCGTCGGCTGTCTGCTCCGGGCCCGTCGCCTCGTCACCGGCGGGAGTCTCGGTGTCGGCCGTGTCGGTGGCGTTCACCGCGCCGTCGATCGGCTGACCACCACGGGTGCGCCTGCGATTGCGCTTGCGCGGAGTGCGGGCGGGGCGTTCGACGACGACCGCCTCCGGGTCGCGTTCCGGCTTCGCCGTGCGCACGACACCGGTCACGCCCTCGGGAATACCGAGATCCGAGTACAGGTGCGGCGAGCGCGAGTACGTCTCGACCGGCTCGGGGATGCCGAGTCCGAGCGCGCTGTTGATCGCCGACCAGCGGTTGAGCTCGTCCCAGTCGATCAAGGTCACCGCGACGCCGGTGCGTCCGGCCCGGCCGGTCCGCCCGATCCGGTGCACGTAGGTCTTCTCGTCCTCCGGGCACTGGTAATTGACGACGTGCGTGACGTCATCGATGTCGATGCCGCGCGCCGCGACGTCGGTCGCGACCAGCACGTCGATGGCGCCCTTGCGGAACTTGGTCAGCGCCTTCTCCCGGGCGATCTGCCCGAGGTCGCCGTGCACCGCGCCGACCGCGAACCCGCGCTCGGCGAGATCGTCGGCCACTTTCTGCGCGGTGCGCTTGGTGCGCGTGAAGATCATCGTGGCGCCGCGGCTCTCGGCCTGAAGTATCCGGGCGATCAGCTCGCTCTTGTCCAGGGCGTGTGCGCGATAGACGAACTGCGCGGTGCGGTCGTGCACCGCCGAATCGTGCGGCTCCTCGGCCCGGATATGCGTCGGGCGGGACAGGAAGGTGCGCGCCAAGGTGATGATCGGACCCGGCATGGTCGCCGAGAAGAGCATGGTCTGGCGCTTGTCCGGGACCATGCCGAGGATGCGTTCGATATCCGGGAGGAAGCCCAGGTCGAGCATCTCGTCGGCCTCGTCCAGCACGAGCACGCCGACCTTGCCGAGGATCAGGTGCTGCTGATCGGCCAGATCCAGGAGGCGGCCGGGCGTGCCGACCACCACGTCGACACCGGAGCGCAGCGCCGCGATCTGCGCCTCGTAGGGGCGGCCGCCGTAGATGGAGGCGACGCGCAGCGGTCCCTGGTGGTTGGTCAGGTACTTGCTCGCGTTCTCCAGATCCTTGGTGACCTGGATGCACAGCTCGCGCGTCGGCACGATGATCAGCGCTCGCGGCGTGCCGTCCAGCGGTGTGGTGCCGGTATCCGCGGTCGCGATCCGGTGCAGCAGCGGCACGCCGAATCCGAAGGTCTTACCCATGCCGGTGCGGGCCTGACCGATGAGATCCTCCCCCGCGAGCGCCAGCGGGAGGGTCAGTTCTTGAATGGCGAAAGTACGTTCGATTCCCATCTCGCCGAGTGCGCGGACGATTTCCGCGCGCACGCCCAATTCGGCGAAAGTCGGGGCGGTATGCGTTGCGTCCAGTTCGGCCGTCAACAGGGTCTCCGCCAGTCCCGGTTCCTGATCGACTGTGATCTTGCTCAGGTTCGTGCCTTCCTCGTAATCACGTCCCGCGCGCACGAGGTGGGGCGGACCGGGCGGTCCACGACGACCACGACTCCGCAGGCGATACTCCACCCGGCCACGCTCCGGATGCCGGGCGCCTGCCCCGAAAAGCGGCGGCTACCTCGCAAAACATCGGCGCGGCGCACTGGTGACGCGGATCTGGTGCGCGCACATTTTCCTGTCCAACGAAAACTTCGCACTCGAAACCGGTCGGCGGTCGTAGCGGCGTCCCCGCGGTGTGCGTGAGCGCGACGTCCGGCAACTCCGTCGAGCGAAACTTTCGTTGTCCGAGGTGATTGTAGCGTGATATTGTTCCTCGCTCGAATTGCCACTGCGGCGCGCTGTGGAAAATCGTGATTCCCGCACCTCGCTTTCGCCGCGCCGGGCGCCGACGTACGCTGCGCGACATGGCAATTCATCCGGCGCGTCAAATCTGGGCGACGCTCGAACCGTTACACGATGTCGTCTATTTCGGAACCGGCGTCAAGGAGGCGGGCCTCGGCATCGGCTTGCGCGGCTACTGGCAGACCTACTTCGCGTTCCGCGCCGCGCCGCTGGGAGCGGTGACGCCCGCGACGGTGCGGGCGGCTTTCGCCGGATTCCACCCCGACATGGTGCATCGCGCGCTGCCGGAGGCGTGGCAGCGGGCGACGCCGCAGCAGTGTCTGGACGCCCGGCTCGAGCTGGCCACCGGGTTGCTGCGTGGCGTCGGTGCGGGTGACGCGGTGTGCGCTCGGGCGGTCGAGCTGCTCGCGCCGGCGCAGCGTGCCGCCGATCCCACCGGGCGGGTGCTGTTCGCCGCGAACGCGGACCTGCCGCTGCCCGCCGATCCGGTGGCCGCGCTGTGGCAGCTGGCCACCTCGCTGCGCGAACATCGCGGTGACGGTCATGTCGCGGCTCTGGTCACCCACGGCCTGACCGGGCGTCAAGCGCTGGTCGCGCAGGTGGCCGCGGGCAAGGCGCCGGAATCGGTGATGCGGCCCGCGCGCGGGGTGTCGGAGGCGGAGTGGGCGGATGCTTTCGACGAGTTGCGCGCTCGGGGCGCGGTCGGCGGAGAGCCGGTCACCCCGACTCTCACCAGCAGCGGGGCCGCATTGCTGGCCCAAGTGGAGGCTGAGACCGACGAAGCGGCGTGGACCGGCGCGCTCGCGACGCTGTCGGCCGACGCGATCACGGAGCTGACCACATCGCTCGAGCCCCTGGTGCGCAGGGTGCAGGAGGCGGTGGTGCCGCCGCTCAACCCGGTCGGCATGGGGCCGCGGTAGCGCGATCGGCGGAGTTGCCTGTTACCGGCGGTACCGGTATGTGAGACTCTCTTCGGTGTGAGCCTTGCCGACACTGTCACCCTCGCCGCACGCAACGCGTGGGCACTGACCTTCGGCTCCGGCATCGAGGCGCCGGACCCGACTCCCACGACGGTGCTGTGGGACCGGCCGCACCGGCAACTGCGACGGTTCGAGCGAGCGGACGCGCACGCACCGCACGACGATTCGGCCGTCCTGCTGGTTCCGCCGCTCGCCGCGCCCGCCACCTGTTTCGATCTGCGGCCCGATCAAAGCCTGGCACGTTTCCTGCTGGAGATCGGCCGCCGCCCGTACGTGGTCGACTACGGCGAGATCACCTTCGCCGACCGGCGCATGGGCTTCGAGGACTGGACCGACGACATCCTGCCGGAGGCGGTGCTGCGCACCAGCGCCGATCGCGACGGAGGTCCGGTCGATCTGGTCGGCTGGTCGCTCGGCGGCACGCTGTCCCTGCTGACCGCGGCGGCCCACCCGGAGCTGCCGATCCGATCCATCACGGCCGTCGGCTCGCCGCTGGACTACGACCGGATGACCGGCGTTCCGCAGTTGCGCGCGGTCGCGAAGCTCACGGGCGGCCGGGTCACCTCGACTGTCGTCCGCGCGGCCGGTGGCGTTCCTGCGACACTGACTCGAATCGGCTACAAAGTCACCGCCTGGGATCGCGAACTGACCCGGCCGTGGTTCGTCGCGAGCAATATCGCGCGCACCGAGGCGCTGGCGAAGATGGAGACGATCGACCGGTTCATGGCCGCGATGCCCGGGTATCCCGGCCGTTTCTACGGGCAGTTGTGGGGACGGTTCATCCTCGCCAACGACATCGGGCGTGGGGTCGTCCAACTGGGCGGACGCCGGATCGAGCTGGCGAAAGTGACCGCGCCGGTCCTGCTGGTCGGCGGACCCTCCGACGTGATCACCCCGGCTCCGGCCGTCGAAGCGGGCGCCGGTGTGCTCACCGGAGCGGCGGCCGTTCGCTACGAGACCGCGCCCGGCAGCCACCTGGGCATCCTGGCCGGACCGACCGCGCGTGACACGACATGGAGTTATTTGGAGAAGTTCCTGGCCGAGCCCGCCTGAGCCACGGTGAGTATTACGCTGGGGCCCATGGG
Encoded here:
- a CDS encoding GNAT family N-acetyltransferase, translated to MTRTDSPVVDLGDAVLRRAVASDVPALVDLIYDLAEYEKARQECTVTTAQLHSALFGPEPKLFAHVVADESGLLGCAIWFLNFSTWDGVHGIYLEDLYVKPETRGKGYGKALLTALAKEAVDHGYSRVAWSVLTWNQPSIDFYESIGAVAQDEWAVYRLAGDALGKLAAETR
- a CDS encoding acid phosphatase; this translates as MSALDDARVVLLRHGETSWSTQRRHTGRTDLPLTERGEQQARAAGVLLATLGLRNPLVRTSPRLRAMRTAELAELTDAVVDDDLAEWDYGAYEGLTTPQIRESVPGWTVWTGPVPDGETARQVRERADRVLAAVAPVLPERDIVLVGHGHFSRALIARWAEFDIREGRRFAMATGALTVLGYEHDVRAIRAHNLVPNGASL
- a CDS encoding nitroreductase family deazaflavin-dependent oxidoreductase, which codes for MSEIEATADGSKPATTSYDDPDAPWNREYSEEEIARWNDGVIQEFRDNAGKVGGAYEGGELVLLTTTGAKSGKRHLVPLGVLRRGETLYVSSFIEDRYPAWYHNVKADPNVTIEFGQTVYRGRARALEGAEYDEFASWVAANNPLLADYQAKVSRPLPLVVLEIGEPLGPVAGTASNA
- a CDS encoding PQQ-binding-like beta-propeller repeat protein translates to MLAPERRTRADIISAVAIAVLVVIAGLVVWVRGDAHGTESVTASSTVPTPAAADQLPTSLRELWRAPDGASARALVSGGVAVTGDEHTVTGRDPRTGDQLWKYRRDLPLCGVEGQYGMVIAVYRDERGCSQATMLAGDSGARRTARSSYMDQDVRLSVDGTYLLAQGAQRLEMWRSDLVRTVEYGFVDAPVNVKTQPRKGCTLLSSGSSPSRLAVLERCPADPAARLTVLNPAPKDNTVPEEHGSHVLTGPGADSAEARVVAVSDSRIVLYFPGIAAGAEPLPPRLAVYDGNGNPIVTHQLSAPLSSAATTTRIGSAYLVFTGNSVIALNGSTFDPLWTAGRALGSPALMAGKLLLPTAGAFTVLDPATGAEAGRIPVERPGYTGSPISLTVVGNTVLELRDAQLHALG
- a CDS encoding alpha/beta hydrolase; this translates as MSLADTVTLAARNAWALTFGSGIEAPDPTPTTVLWDRPHRQLRRFERADAHAPHDDSAVLLVPPLAAPATCFDLRPDQSLARFLLEIGRRPYVVDYGEITFADRRMGFEDWTDDILPEAVLRTSADRDGGPVDLVGWSLGGTLSLLTAAAHPELPIRSITAVGSPLDYDRMTGVPQLRAVAKLTGGRVTSTVVRAAGGVPATLTRIGYKVTAWDRELTRPWFVASNIARTEALAKMETIDRFMAAMPGYPGRFYGQLWGRFILANDIGRGVVQLGGRRIELAKVTAPVLLVGGPSDVITPAPAVEAGAGVLTGAAAVRYETAPGSHLGILAGPTARDTTWSYLEKFLAEPA